A single region of the Polyangiaceae bacterium genome encodes:
- the aroF gene encoding 3-deoxy-7-phosphoheptulonate synthase, producing the protein MIVILRPDAEPESVQRALVARGLWVQRLDGSRQTQFAIEPCSAAVEAASLLDIEGVLDVVRPASPHPKLDRAARSVRVGAANFEAERPPVLIAGPCSVESEEQIHRIAREVARHGAKLLRGGAYKPRTSPYAFAGHGAVALGWMRDAADAADLGVVTEVLSPSDASLVARTADMLQIGSRNMQNFALLRAAAAEQKPILLKRGLAATVEEWLLAAEHCLAHGAPAVVLCERGIRSWDHSTRNLLDLGAVALLSHVHGLPVVVDPSHGAGRRDLVLPLARAAIAVGAAGVMVETHFDPGSAQSDGAQALPLSDVARLGDLMRTAR; encoded by the coding sequence ATGATCGTCATCCTCCGACCCGACGCCGAGCCCGAAAGCGTCCAGCGAGCGCTGGTGGCGCGGGGGCTTTGGGTGCAGCGACTCGATGGTTCTCGTCAGACCCAGTTCGCCATCGAGCCGTGCTCCGCTGCCGTGGAGGCCGCCAGCTTGCTCGACATCGAGGGGGTCCTCGACGTGGTCCGTCCGGCCTCCCCTCACCCCAAGCTCGACCGTGCGGCCCGGAGCGTGCGAGTCGGCGCCGCCAACTTCGAGGCGGAGCGTCCCCCGGTGCTCATCGCGGGCCCCTGCAGCGTCGAGAGTGAGGAGCAGATCCATCGCATCGCGCGGGAGGTCGCTCGCCATGGAGCAAAGCTCCTCCGCGGCGGCGCCTACAAGCCGCGCACCTCGCCCTATGCCTTCGCCGGCCACGGCGCCGTGGCGCTCGGCTGGATGCGCGACGCCGCCGACGCCGCCGACCTCGGCGTCGTCACGGAGGTGCTGAGCCCCAGCGACGCGTCGCTGGTCGCGCGCACCGCCGACATGCTGCAGATCGGCTCGCGCAACATGCAGAACTTCGCGCTGCTGCGCGCCGCCGCGGCAGAGCAGAAGCCGATCCTGCTCAAGCGCGGCCTGGCCGCCACGGTGGAAGAGTGGCTGCTCGCGGCGGAGCACTGCCTGGCCCACGGCGCCCCGGCGGTGGTGCTGTGTGAGCGCGGCATTCGCAGCTGGGATCACAGCACGCGCAATCTCCTCGACCTGGGCGCCGTCGCGCTGCTCAGCCACGTGCACGGCCTACCCGTCGTGGTGGATCCCTCCCACGGCGCCGGCCGCCGCGATCTGGTGCTGCCCCTCGCTCGCGCCGCAATCGCCGTGGGGGCCGCCGGCGTGATGGTGGAAACACACTTCGATCCGGGCTCCGCCCAGAGCGACGGCGCCCAGGCGCTGCCGCTGTCCGACGTGGCGCGCCTGGGCGACCTGATGAGGACCGCACGATGA
- a CDS encoding UvrD-helicase domain-containing protein yields MAETGLNRAQHEAVKTLSGPLLVLAGAGTGKTRVITYRIAELIRNRVRADRILAVTFTNKAAREMKERALTLLGKRRGKKQPTPEISTFHSLCVRILRRHATELGYPPQFSIYDRSDQESIARQALRDIRVGHEKLRPGDMLHLVGGWKSQSIRPPEALELAKTDKEQLAALAYEKYDAAVRACGAMDFDDLLLKTEELFDRFPEVRFAEATRFDHLLIDEYQDTNGLQYRIVKALAERHRNLCVVGDDDQSIYGWRGAEVTHILSFSRDWPDAKVVRLEDNYRSRSPIIELANTLIVHNAQRHDKSLRAYRGDGEPPRFVRFEDETKEAESIVREIKQRIDSDNPERVSPSDIAILFRTNEQPRAFEMELRREGVPYQLVGGQSFYDRKEIRDILSYLRVLANPSDEVSLLRIINTPPRGIGASSVQAVLDVAVSRGEPLWNVLPDALSDGSIADHVATRIDTFRALIDGYRARLGEEPLADIVRDLIQTIDYKSELERAYKNPGDVESRWASIEELVNAVALYEQRTEMPSLLGFLEESTLGGRDDQRDAEKDKRQLHAITLMTLHSAKGLEFPHVYMVGMEEGLLPHKRSVTDGSRHIDEERRLCYVGVTRAQDSLTLTLCKARMKWGKLRPQIPSRFLMEMRGDTERARHAAEASEKHFREEAEAAERAEQEKKKPKRRRAASRAAG; encoded by the coding sequence ATGGCAGAGACCGGCCTGAATCGCGCACAGCACGAAGCCGTGAAAACGCTGTCGGGCCCGCTTCTGGTGCTGGCGGGCGCGGGCACGGGCAAGACCCGCGTGATCACCTACCGCATCGCGGAGCTGATCCGGAATCGCGTGCGAGCGGACCGCATCTTGGCGGTGACCTTCACCAACAAGGCCGCTCGCGAGATGAAGGAACGCGCTCTGACGTTGCTCGGCAAGCGGCGTGGCAAGAAGCAGCCCACTCCGGAGATTTCCACGTTCCACTCGCTGTGCGTGCGGATCTTGCGGCGCCACGCCACGGAGCTCGGCTACCCGCCGCAGTTCTCCATCTACGATCGCTCGGATCAGGAAAGCATCGCGCGCCAAGCCCTGCGGGACATCCGCGTGGGCCACGAGAAGCTCCGCCCGGGGGACATGCTGCACCTGGTGGGGGGCTGGAAGAGCCAGTCCATCCGACCGCCGGAAGCCCTCGAGCTGGCCAAGACGGACAAGGAGCAGCTCGCAGCCCTGGCCTACGAGAAATACGACGCCGCCGTGCGCGCCTGTGGCGCCATGGACTTCGACGACCTGCTGCTCAAGACCGAGGAGCTCTTCGATCGCTTCCCGGAGGTGCGCTTCGCCGAGGCCACCCGCTTCGATCACCTGCTCATCGACGAGTACCAGGACACCAACGGCCTACAGTACCGCATCGTCAAGGCGCTAGCGGAGCGCCACCGGAACCTGTGCGTGGTGGGCGACGACGATCAGTCCATCTACGGCTGGCGTGGCGCCGAGGTGACCCACATCCTGAGCTTCTCGCGGGACTGGCCGGACGCGAAGGTGGTCCGTTTGGAGGACAACTACCGCTCCCGCTCCCCCATCATCGAGCTCGCCAACACGCTCATCGTCCACAACGCCCAGCGCCACGACAAGAGCTTGCGGGCGTATCGGGGGGACGGCGAGCCGCCGCGCTTCGTGCGCTTCGAGGACGAGACCAAGGAAGCCGAGTCCATCGTCCGCGAGATCAAGCAGCGCATCGACAGTGACAACCCAGAGCGAGTCTCGCCCAGCGACATCGCCATCTTGTTCCGCACCAACGAGCAGCCCCGCGCGTTCGAGATGGAGCTCCGGCGGGAGGGCGTGCCCTACCAGCTGGTGGGGGGCCAGAGCTTCTACGACCGCAAGGAGATCCGCGACATCTTGAGCTACCTGCGCGTGCTGGCGAACCCGTCGGACGAGGTCAGCCTGCTGCGCATCATCAACACGCCGCCGCGGGGCATCGGTGCCAGCAGCGTGCAGGCAGTGCTGGACGTGGCCGTCTCTCGGGGGGAGCCGCTGTGGAACGTGCTGCCGGACGCGCTCTCCGACGGCAGCATCGCGGACCACGTGGCGACGCGCATCGACACCTTCCGGGCCCTCATCGATGGCTACCGCGCTCGCCTCGGCGAGGAACCCTTGGCGGACATCGTGCGCGACCTGATCCAGACCATCGACTACAAATCCGAGCTCGAGCGCGCGTACAAGAACCCGGGGGACGTGGAGTCACGCTGGGCGTCCATCGAAGAGCTGGTGAACGCCGTGGCCCTGTACGAGCAGCGCACGGAAATGCCCTCGCTCCTGGGTTTTCTGGAGGAATCCACCCTCGGGGGTCGGGACGATCAGCGGGACGCAGAGAAGGACAAGCGTCAGCTGCACGCCATCACCCTGATGACGCTGCACAGCGCCAAGGGCCTCGAGTTCCCGCACGTGTACATGGTCGGCATGGAAGAGGGCCTCCTGCCGCACAAGCGCTCCGTGACGGACGGCTCGCGCCACATCGACGAAGAACGTCGCCTCTGCTACGTGGGCGTCACCCGCGCGCAGGACTCGCTCACCCTCACGCTGTGCAAGGCGCGCATGAAGTGGGGCAAGCTCCGCCCGCAGATCCCGAGCCGTTTCCTGATGGAAATGCGCGGCGACACCGAGCGCGCTCGACACGCCGCCGAAGCTTCCGAGAAGCACTTCCGCGAAGAAGCCGAAGCCGCGGAGCGCGCCGAGCAAGAGAAGAAGAAGCCGAAGCGCCGCCGCGCAGCCTCGCGAGCGGCGGGGTGA
- a CDS encoding isochorismate synthase, which yields MTDAARLATDDLAVVTRPAPVLSVEGLLAASDDDAVLWHPPGGPLWLGLGVAARFRASGPDRFERITEAARAVLAEAPELRAFAGFAFAPGASDDDVWRGFAEAEAVLPRINYVLHQGRATLSTVGGELPLPTPRLRPASLAPPNVQRRDHSDAEYIAAVRAIGDGIASGAFDKVVVARRVDLELSPSVDPPRVLQRLASIAPACTRFAFRRSGRWFLGATPERLVEKRGREIRTEALAGSAPRGADAALLASAKDRAEHRHVVDEIRARLEALGARVEVASEPELRALSHVVHLRTPIVAQLSADRHVLEVLAQLHPTPAVGGVPRAAALEWLAKNEPFARGWYASPVGWFDAAGDGELAVALRSAVLDGPRAHLFAGAGIVQGSTPEGELAETRLKLEALARALGVEA from the coding sequence GTGACGGATGCGGCGCGGCTCGCGACCGACGACCTGGCAGTCGTCACGCGGCCGGCGCCGGTGCTCTCCGTCGAAGGCCTGCTCGCCGCCAGCGACGACGACGCCGTGCTGTGGCACCCGCCCGGGGGCCCCCTGTGGCTCGGGCTCGGGGTGGCAGCGCGCTTCCGCGCGTCGGGTCCCGACCGCTTCGAGCGCATCACGGAGGCCGCTCGGGCGGTGCTGGCCGAAGCGCCCGAGCTCCGGGCCTTCGCGGGCTTCGCCTTCGCGCCGGGGGCGAGCGACGACGACGTGTGGCGCGGCTTCGCCGAGGCCGAGGCGGTGCTGCCCCGCATCAACTACGTGTTGCATCAAGGCCGCGCGACGCTGAGCACCGTCGGGGGCGAGCTCCCGCTCCCCACGCCCCGCCTTCGGCCCGCGTCCCTGGCGCCGCCGAACGTGCAGCGCCGGGATCATTCCGACGCGGAGTACATCGCCGCGGTGCGCGCCATCGGCGACGGCATCGCGTCCGGCGCCTTCGACAAGGTCGTGGTGGCGCGGCGCGTGGACCTCGAGCTGTCGCCGTCGGTGGATCCGCCGCGAGTCCTCCAGCGCCTCGCGAGCATCGCGCCCGCCTGCACGCGCTTTGCGTTCCGCCGCAGCGGGCGCTGGTTCTTGGGCGCCACGCCGGAGCGCCTGGTCGAGAAGCGCGGCCGCGAGATCCGCACCGAAGCGCTGGCCGGCTCGGCGCCCCGGGGCGCCGACGCCGCCTTGCTGGCCAGCGCCAAGGACCGCGCGGAGCACCGTCACGTGGTGGACGAGATCCGCGCGCGCCTCGAAGCCCTCGGCGCCCGCGTCGAGGTCGCCAGCGAGCCCGAGCTCCGGGCCCTGTCCCACGTCGTCCATCTGCGGACGCCGATCGTCGCCCAGCTCTCGGCGGACCGTCACGTGCTCGAAGTGTTGGCCCAGCTGCACCCGACGCCCGCGGTCGGTGGCGTCCCGCGCGCCGCGGCTCTGGAGTGGCTGGCGAAGAACGAGCCCTTCGCCCGGGGGTGGTACGCGAGCCCCGTCGGTTGGTTCGACGCCGCCGGCGACGGCGAGCTCGCCGTCGCGCTGCGCTCGGCGGTGCTCGACGGTCCGCGCGCCCACCTGTTCGCGGGCGCCGGGATCGTCCAAGGCTCGACGCCCGAGGGCGAGCTCGCCGAGACGCGGCTCAAGCTCGAGGCGCTCGCTCGCGCCCTCGGAGTGGAGGCATGA
- a CDS encoding prenyltransferase, giving the protein MWGRALRVIPRVSKQEWDELDVVSRWLIATRSAVLVMTVISAVIAGLLAYRDGRFDAVLFAMTTLGLTLAHATNNLVNDLTDHAKGVDKGNYFRSQYGPQPLEHGLMTPRQLIRYAVVTGGLALAAGGYLVWQRGNATLTLLAIGAFFVLFYTWPLKYIGMGEPAVLLVWGPLMVGGSYYVITGRFDWNVALASFPFALGSTAVLFGKHIDKLEADSGKKIRTLPVLLGEKTSRWVTLGMFVGQYLFVVALIASGYFSPVLLVVFGAVPLLHLSFKAYRHPRPAKPPPELPKGVWPLWFVAFAFIHTRRFGLLYVVGIVIDVVIRRMGLIG; this is encoded by the coding sequence ATGTGGGGCCGGGCGCTGCGCGTGATTCCGCGCGTCAGCAAGCAGGAATGGGACGAGCTCGACGTCGTCTCCCGCTGGCTGATCGCGACCCGCTCCGCGGTGCTCGTGATGACGGTGATCTCCGCGGTGATCGCCGGCCTGCTGGCGTATCGCGACGGCCGTTTCGACGCCGTGCTGTTCGCCATGACCACGCTGGGGCTCACCCTGGCGCATGCCACGAACAACCTGGTGAACGACCTCACCGATCACGCCAAGGGCGTGGACAAGGGCAACTACTTCCGGAGCCAATACGGACCCCAGCCGCTGGAGCACGGGCTGATGACGCCGCGGCAGCTGATCCGCTACGCGGTGGTCACCGGCGGTCTGGCCCTCGCCGCGGGCGGCTACCTCGTCTGGCAGCGGGGCAACGCTACCCTCACGCTGCTCGCCATCGGCGCCTTCTTCGTCTTGTTCTACACCTGGCCGCTGAAATACATCGGCATGGGAGAGCCGGCGGTGCTCCTGGTGTGGGGCCCCTTGATGGTGGGCGGCAGCTACTACGTGATCACCGGTCGCTTCGACTGGAACGTGGCCCTCGCCAGCTTTCCGTTTGCCCTCGGCTCCACGGCGGTGCTGTTCGGAAAGCACATCGACAAGCTGGAAGCCGACAGCGGCAAGAAGATCCGCACGCTGCCGGTGCTGCTCGGCGAGAAGACCTCGCGGTGGGTCACCCTCGGCATGTTCGTGGGGCAGTACCTGTTCGTCGTCGCCCTGATCGCGAGCGGCTACTTCTCGCCGGTGCTGTTGGTCGTCTTCGGCGCGGTTCCGCTGTTGCACCTTTCGTTCAAGGCCTACCGCCACCCGCGGCCCGCGAAGCCGCCGCCGGAGCTGCCGAAGGGCGTGTGGCCGCTGTGGTTCGTGGCCTTCGCCTTCATCCACACGCGGCGCTTCGGGCTGCTCTACGTCGTGGGCATCGTCATCGACGTCGTGATCCGCCGCATGGGCCTCATCGGCTGA
- a CDS encoding iron-containing alcohol dehydrogenase — protein MIAETGFEIQTIPRATFGAGAVGKLGRRVKSLGFERALLVTDAGLEKAGIVERVRGALEAGGVSADVFAKVEPNPRAPTVEEGARALRKLEGAAVISLGGGSCIDAAKAIALLGPNEGTVRDFPFGCKPEQPGATVICVPTTAGTGSETNMFGVVTDPEIGRKVLVAHQSVLPALVVLDPELTLGLPKSVTAQSGMDALVHAIEAFTSSRSNPFSEGIALRAIAMVASYLPVAVDAGKDLEARSQMLVAAHLAGIAFSSAGLGICHAMGHPISARLDAAHGQTLAALLPHVMRFNRDVCERKYAEVAIALGAAELGKSDADNAGRAIDAVQALSAQVGTDKSVAELGVTRELLPTLVDDALADLLMTTTPKYPSAEQVKELYEAAL, from the coding sequence ATGATTGCGGAAACCGGATTCGAGATTCAGACCATTCCCCGGGCCACCTTCGGAGCTGGCGCTGTCGGCAAGCTCGGCCGCCGAGTCAAGAGCCTGGGCTTCGAGAGAGCCCTGCTGGTGACCGACGCGGGGCTCGAGAAGGCCGGCATCGTGGAGCGGGTCCGCGGCGCTCTGGAAGCGGGCGGGGTGAGCGCGGACGTGTTCGCCAAGGTCGAGCCCAATCCCCGGGCGCCAACGGTGGAGGAGGGGGCTCGGGCGCTGCGCAAGCTCGAGGGCGCTGCCGTGATCTCGCTGGGCGGAGGCTCGTGCATCGACGCAGCCAAGGCCATCGCGCTCCTGGGTCCCAACGAAGGCACGGTGCGGGACTTCCCCTTCGGCTGCAAACCGGAACAGCCGGGGGCCACGGTCATCTGCGTGCCCACCACCGCGGGCACGGGCTCCGAGACCAACATGTTCGGCGTGGTCACGGATCCGGAGATCGGTCGCAAGGTGCTGGTGGCGCATCAGAGCGTGCTTCCGGCCCTGGTGGTGCTCGACCCCGAGCTCACCCTCGGCTTGCCCAAGAGCGTGACCGCCCAGAGCGGCATGGATGCGCTGGTGCACGCCATCGAGGCGTTCACCAGCAGTCGCAGCAATCCCTTTTCCGAAGGGATCGCGCTCAGGGCCATCGCGATGGTGGCGTCGTACCTGCCGGTGGCCGTGGACGCCGGCAAGGATCTCGAGGCGCGCTCGCAGATGCTGGTGGCCGCGCACCTGGCGGGGATCGCGTTTTCCAGCGCCGGCCTCGGCATCTGTCACGCCATGGGTCACCCGATCTCCGCGCGGCTGGACGCCGCTCACGGCCAGACGCTCGCGGCGCTATTGCCCCACGTGATGCGCTTCAACCGCGACGTGTGCGAGCGAAAGTACGCCGAGGTGGCCATCGCTCTGGGGGCGGCGGAGCTCGGCAAGAGCGACGCAGACAACGCCGGCCGGGCCATCGACGCTGTCCAGGCGCTGAGCGCGCAGGTGGGTACCGACAAGTCCGTGGCGGAATTGGGCGTCACCCGAGAGCTGCTGCCCACGCTGGTCGACGACGCCCTCGCGGATCTGCTGATGACCACCACGCCGAAGTACCCGAGCGCCGAGCAGGTGAAGGAGCTGTACGAGGCCGCTCTGTGA
- a CDS encoding cytochrome c-type biogenesis protein CcmH: MASSLHLDMSRKLPRALALALAIAALLLPAAAFGQDDPEAPPAPSAAAPEGYVEGAEALEGRLLAPCCWTQTIDIHGSEIANDLRREIRRRLKAGESADAIEADIVSRYGERIRAVPPDSPLKSLAVWLTVLMGAAGVGAAFMLVRWKRRQKESEKKPPKKSAKSKRDRLDDEIDAELEQL; this comes from the coding sequence ATGGCAAGCTCCCTCCACCTCGACATGTCCCGAAAACTCCCGCGTGCTCTGGCGTTGGCCCTGGCCATCGCCGCTCTACTGCTCCCCGCCGCTGCCTTCGGACAGGACGATCCAGAGGCGCCCCCCGCGCCGTCCGCCGCCGCCCCCGAGGGCTACGTCGAGGGAGCCGAGGCCCTGGAAGGCCGCTTGCTCGCGCCCTGCTGCTGGACGCAGACGATCGACATTCACGGCTCCGAGATCGCCAACGACCTACGTCGCGAGATCCGCCGTCGCTTGAAGGCCGGAGAATCCGCGGACGCCATCGAGGCGGACATCGTCTCCCGTTACGGCGAGCGCATCCGCGCCGTTCCGCCGGACAGCCCGCTCAAGAGCCTGGCGGTGTGGCTCACGGTGTTGATGGGCGCCGCTGGCGTGGGCGCTGCCTTCATGCTCGTCCGCTGGAAGCGGCGTCAGAAGGAGTCCGAGAAGAAGCCGCCGAAGAAGTCCGCGAAGTCCAAGCGCGATCGCCTGGACGACGAAATCGACGCCGAGCTCGAACAACTCTGA
- a CDS encoding CPBP family intramembrane metalloprotease has product MSALRHAFVALAWLLSYRLVADYGVHLLPLSVARHLTLPEYLALVAVVVTAAGVGACFLAVDEPRRVLGLGSWRASDLGRALLWATPVFVIASGVAIAVALPTLLDELAHAGRQAVQQQTGEFGRSVAQAPVLVAVGWGVVLSPIAEELLFRGALWSLFQRGAERFARLDGEPSSAALPSGVITQSPTLAALKATRGFLVQGGAATLVSAAVFAAMHADTPGGLGIVRVMSAFGLGIGTGLVRMRSGALWAPIALHMAFNLASLATTRRWVVSAALPIKYGIPTALMIAAGVCLVVLVGLRLARK; this is encoded by the coding sequence GTGAGCGCGCTGCGCCACGCCTTCGTCGCCCTGGCCTGGCTCCTCAGCTATCGGCTAGTCGCGGACTACGGCGTGCACCTATTGCCGCTGTCCGTCGCGCGCCACCTCACGCTGCCGGAGTACCTCGCCCTCGTCGCCGTCGTCGTCACCGCCGCAGGCGTGGGCGCCTGCTTCTTGGCGGTGGACGAGCCCCGCCGCGTGCTCGGCCTCGGTAGCTGGCGAGCCTCGGATCTCGGGCGCGCGCTGTTGTGGGCCACGCCGGTGTTCGTGATCGCGAGCGGCGTCGCCATCGCCGTGGCCTTGCCCACCCTGCTCGACGAGCTGGCACACGCCGGTCGCCAAGCGGTGCAGCAGCAGACGGGGGAGTTCGGTCGTTCCGTCGCCCAGGCCCCGGTGCTGGTCGCCGTCGGTTGGGGCGTCGTGCTCTCCCCCATCGCAGAAGAGCTCTTGTTCCGCGGTGCGCTGTGGTCGCTGTTCCAGCGGGGTGCCGAGCGCTTCGCGCGGCTCGACGGCGAGCCCAGCTCCGCCGCGTTGCCCAGCGGCGTCATCACCCAGAGCCCGACGCTGGCCGCGCTGAAGGCCACGCGCGGCTTCTTGGTCCAGGGTGGCGCCGCCACGCTGGTGAGCGCCGCGGTGTTCGCCGCCATGCACGCCGACACGCCCGGCGGCCTCGGCATCGTGCGTGTGATGAGCGCCTTCGGCCTCGGCATCGGCACGGGGCTCGTGCGCATGCGCTCCGGTGCGCTGTGGGCGCCCATTGCGCTGCACATGGCGTTCAATCTCGCGAGCCTCGCCACCACCCGCCGCTGGGTCGTCAGCGCCGCGCTGCCGATCAAGTACGGCATTCCCACGGCCTTGATGATCGCCGCTGGCGTGTGCCTGGTCGTGCTCGTCGGCCTGCGCCTGGCCCGCAAATGA
- a CDS encoding type II toxin-antitoxin system VapC family toxin produces MSAVAWYEYARGPRNPEQLALARFIMDEDGIVPLDDELATRAAETFRRAGSPRQRANDIAIGVTALARNATLLTRNASDFANIEGLEVETP; encoded by the coding sequence ATGAGCGCGGTCGCTTGGTACGAGTATGCCCGCGGGCCGCGGAACCCCGAGCAACTCGCGCTGGCGCGCTTCATCATGGACGAAGACGGCATCGTTCCGCTGGACGATGAGCTCGCGACGCGGGCAGCGGAAACGTTCCGGCGAGCCGGCTCACCTCGCCAGCGGGCGAACGACATCGCCATTGGAGTCACCGCCCTTGCCCGGAACGCGACGTTGCTGACCCGCAATGCATCGGACTTCGCCAACATCGAGGGGCTGGAAGTGGAAACGCCCTAA
- a CDS encoding alpha/beta fold hydrolase, which yields MKLHVERYGDSGPSVVLCHGFGGSARNWRLSARDLKGAAQVVAFDARGHARSEAPVEPEAYELERFVEDVASVVDGCSDPVVLGGLSMGSAVALSYALSHPGRLAGLLLAACPRSHRDPVQVEWALGFAETIESEGLEVAGDRYAWGQAARFNPTQGALIRQGFLEHAPHALSAILRRVIAKLPAPEELDLGSLALPTRVVVGGADSASLAPSRALASRIPGAQLTEIQGGGHVVNLTHPAEFNAVLRELLAHVAASSR from the coding sequence GTGAAGCTCCACGTGGAGCGCTACGGAGACAGCGGCCCCAGCGTCGTTCTGTGCCACGGCTTCGGGGGTAGTGCGCGCAACTGGCGGCTCTCCGCCCGGGACCTCAAGGGTGCGGCGCAGGTGGTCGCCTTCGATGCGCGCGGTCATGCCCGGAGCGAAGCGCCCGTCGAGCCCGAGGCCTATGAGCTCGAGCGCTTCGTGGAGGACGTCGCCAGCGTCGTCGACGGCTGCTCCGATCCCGTCGTCCTCGGTGGGCTCAGCATGGGCTCCGCGGTGGCGCTCTCGTACGCGCTCTCGCATCCCGGACGCCTCGCCGGGCTGCTGCTGGCGGCGTGCCCCCGCTCCCATCGCGATCCCGTGCAGGTCGAGTGGGCCCTGGGTTTCGCCGAGACCATCGAGTCGGAAGGCCTCGAGGTCGCCGGGGATCGCTACGCCTGGGGGCAGGCGGCGCGCTTCAACCCGACGCAGGGGGCGCTCATTCGCCAGGGCTTCCTGGAGCACGCGCCCCACGCCCTGTCCGCGATCCTGCGGCGGGTCATCGCCAAGCTTCCGGCTCCCGAGGAGCTCGATCTCGGCTCCCTGGCGCTGCCCACGCGGGTGGTCGTGGGCGGGGCCGACAGCGCCTCTCTCGCGCCGTCCCGGGCGCTGGCCAGCCGCATTCCGGGGGCCCAGTTGACGGAAATCCAAGGCGGAGGCCACGTCGTGAACCTGACCCATCCGGCGGAATTCAACGCCGTGCTCCGGGAGCTCTTGGCGCATGTGGCTGCCTCGTCCCGCTAG
- the ubiE gene encoding bifunctional demethylmenaquinone methyltransferase/2-methoxy-6-polyprenyl-1,4-benzoquinol methylase UbiE has protein sequence MTETEPRGGSGEMFDAIAPRYDLMNRLLSLGIDQSWRRQAVAALELADDARVLDLATGTGDLAIQIARTHPTCHVVGLDPSENMLAVGRDKLGDLGERVELVAGDAQALPFEDDTFDGVTIAFGIRNVVDRPAALREMARVTRDSGRVAILELSEPRDGLMAPFARFHVHTVVPFLGSLLSGHREYRYLQRSIAAFPPAEEFAATMDASGLEVLEARRLSFGVCHLYIARPRVK, from the coding sequence ATGACCGAGACCGAACCCCGCGGCGGCTCCGGCGAGATGTTCGATGCCATCGCCCCGCGCTACGACTTGATGAACCGGCTCTTGTCGCTGGGCATCGACCAATCCTGGCGACGCCAAGCGGTGGCAGCGCTGGAGCTGGCGGACGACGCCCGAGTGCTGGATCTGGCCACCGGCACCGGCGATCTCGCCATCCAGATCGCCCGCACCCATCCGACCTGCCACGTCGTCGGCCTGGACCCTTCCGAGAACATGTTGGCCGTCGGCCGCGACAAGCTCGGCGATCTGGGAGAACGGGTCGAGCTCGTGGCCGGCGATGCCCAAGCGCTGCCTTTCGAGGACGACACCTTCGACGGCGTCACCATCGCCTTCGGGATCCGCAACGTCGTCGATCGCCCCGCCGCCTTGCGGGAGATGGCACGGGTCACCCGCGATTCGGGGCGCGTCGCCATCTTGGAGCTCTCCGAGCCGCGGGACGGGCTGATGGCACCCTTCGCGCGTTTCCACGTGCACACCGTCGTCCCCTTCCTCGGGTCCTTGTTGTCGGGACACCGCGAGTACCGCTATCTGCAGCGCTCCATCGCCGCCTTTCCACCAGCGGAGGAGTTCGCGGCCACGATGGACGCTTCGGGCCTGGAGGTGCTCGAAGCGCGCCGCCTGTCCTTCGGCGTCTGCCACCTGTACATCGCGCGTCCGAGGGTGAAGTGA